DNA from Acidobacteriota bacterium:
CGCTCGCCGTAGGTCGAACGGTACGAGGTCGACTTCGCGCTGCCGCCGCCGAACATGACCGCGTAGGACTCGATCTCGGCGGGACCTGAGTAGTTGGCCACGGCCTCGCGCTTCGGCAGCGCGTGGACTTCCGCGGTCAGGTCCTCGTGGCGGTAGGGCGTGGCCGGCTCGTCCGTGGAGTAAACGCCGAAGGAGTGCTTGGTCAGCATGCCGCCGTTCGCGGTCACCAGGGCCCGGCCGCCGTCCGTCTCCCGCAGCAACTCCGCGGTCCGCGCGATCGAGTGCATCACGTAGCTGTTGAGCGGCCCGCCGCCGAACGTCAGGCCGCCGGTGACGGAGAGCGGACGCTCGAGGTCGAGGTCGAGTTCCCGGGCCGCGACCTGCACGGCGCTGGGGAAGCAACTGTAGAGATCGATGAAGTCGAGGTCCGCGACCTCGACCCCGCCGAGTTCCAGGGCCCGCTGTCCGGCCAGCTGGATCGCCGGCGAGGAATGGAGGTTGTCGCGCTCAGAGACGAAGTAGTGGTCGACGGCGTCCGTGCCGCTCAGGGGGAAGACCATCTTCGACTCCGGCACGCCGAGCGACCGCGCGAGATTGAGCGAACAGAGGACGACCGCCGCCGCCATGTCGACCCGCATGTTCGCGTTCATCAGCTTCGTGTAGGGGTAGGTCACGGCGCGGTTGGCCGGCGACACCGTGCCGATGTCGCCGGCGGTCAGTGGCTTCCTGATCCAGGCGTTCGGGTTGCCCTGCGCCACCCGGTTGAAGCCTGCCCAGAGCTCGGCGATGCGGGCGCGGTGCTTCTCCACGGTTTCGCCGTTCCGGCGCCGCAGCGCGATCTCGAACAGGGAGTAGTACTGAACCGCCTGCTGGATGCCGCGGTCCATCTCCATCTCGTGCCGGGTCCAGCGGGTGTCGCCGTAGCTGGCGTCCGGGAGCTTCACCGGATCGTCGTCCTCGAGCCAGTCGAGTTCCAGTCCCGCTTTCGCGGCCCGGCCCATCGTCCTGCCGCATTCGGCCGAACAGAGCACGATCGCTTCGCGTCGGCCGCTCTGGATGTCGAGTGCGCTCTCGTTGACCACCGCCTGCACCTGGTTGCCGCTGACCACCGACAGGCCGGTTTCGGCGCCGGGCATGTCCAGCGCTTCGGCAACCATGAGCGCGGGGTTTCGGTAGCCCCAGACGCCCTTCATCGCGCGCACCGAGTCGATCCGCTGTCGCAGGTCGCCCGCTCCCGCATCCTCGAGGGCGTTGTCCACGGCTTCGACCATCAACTTGATCGGTGGCCGGGCCTCGGCCGGATCGTCGACACGTTGGAGCACCTGGGAGAGGCCGATCAGTACGGGTGTGCGTTGGCTCATCGTGTGCTTGCCCTTGGGCTGGTCAGGCGCTGTCGAGTCGGGAACCGCGAGCGGCGAGTGTAGCTTGCCCGGCCTCACCGGAGGCCGCCGGGGGCTGCGCTAACGTAGCCGGGTCTCCTCACCGACCCGCCGCATGCTCAACAAGCTCACGATCCGCAACTTCAAGCGCTTCGAGGAGGTCGAGATCGAGCTGGCCAGCGCGGTGGTGCTGATCGGCCCGAACAACTCGGGCAAGACCTCGGCGATGCAGGCGCTGGCGCTGTGGGACATCGGCCTGCGGCGGTGGCTGGAGCGGCGGTCGGGCGGCAGCGCGCCGGAGAAGCGGCCGGGGGTGACGGTCAACCGCCGCGACCTGGTGGCGATACCCGTTCCCAACGCCAACCTCCTGTGGCGGGATCTGCACACGCGCCACGTCCACACCGTCGACGGCCGGCAGCGGACCGACAACGTCTGCATCGACGTGGTCGTCGAGGGCACGAGTTCCGGGCCGCCGGCCGACGGCGACCCGGAGCAGGACGCTGCCGAGGCCGGAGGGGCTGGTGTAGCCGGGCGTGCCTGGAAGTGCGGGCTCGAGTTCGACTACGCGAACCAGGAGTCCTTCTACTGCCGGCCGTTGCGGCTCGAACGGGGCCCGTCGCCGCCGCGGATGCCGGTGCCGGAGGAGGCCATGGCAGTGAAGGTCGCCTACCTGCCGCCGATGTCGGGCATGGCGTCGGCGGAAACGCGCCTCGACCCGGGGTCGATCAACGTCCGGATCGGCGAGGGCCGCACGGCCGAAGTGCTGCGCAACCTCTGCTTCCGGATCCATGGCGAGAGCCCGGACGTCTGGGCCGACCTGAAGGAACGGATCGACCGGCTGTTCGGCGTCGAACTGGACGAGCCGCTCTACGTCGAGGAGCGCGGCGAGATCACGATGCGTTACCGGGAACGGGGCATCTGGCTCGACCTCTCCTCCAGCGGCCGGGGGCTCCAGCAGACTCTGCTCATCCTCGCCTACCTGTACTCGAACCCCGGCGCGATCCTGCTTCTCGACGAGCCGGACGCCCACCTGGAGATTCTCCGCCAGCGGGAGATCTACGCGCTCGTCCGTGAACTCGCGACCGAGAACGGCAGCCAGATCGTGGCCGCCAGCCACTCCGAGGTGCTGCTCGCGGAAGCGGCCGGGACGGACACGGTGATCGCCTTCGTGGGCAAGCCGCACCGGATCGACGACGGCGGCAGCCAGGTCGCCAAGGCGCTGTCGCGGATCGGCTTCAACCAGTACCTCCAGGCGGAACTGGTCGGTTGGGTGCTCTATCTCGAGGGGTCGACGGACCTCTCGATCCTCAAGGCCTTCGCCCGGCGTCTTGGTCACGAAGCCGCCGCGACGGCGCTCGAGCGACCCTTCGTGCAGTACGTCGGCGACCGGCTCTCGAGCGCCGAACTCCACTTCCACGGTCTGCGCGAAGCCTGCCCGGGCCTTCGCGGCATCGCGCTGCTCGACAAGCTGCCGGAGAAGGTGGGCGCGGATGACGGGCTGGAGCGGCAGGCCTGGCGCAAGCGGGAGATCGAGAACTACCTGTGCTCGCGGACGGCCCTCGAGGGTTGGGCCGCCGACAGCGCCCGGCGAGAGGCGTCCGGCCCGCTGTTCGAGGAGGCCGAGGCCGAGCGCCGCGTCGAGGCGATGCGGGCTTCGATCGCGGAGGTCGAGGGAGCCTCGGCGGAGAGCGGTGGGCCGTCGCCGTGGGACGACGGAGCGAAGGCCAGCGCGGACCTCATGGCGCCGCTGTTCGAGGTCTACGCCCGCCGGCTCGGTCAGGCGAACCTGATGTCGAAGGCGAACTTCCACCGGCTGGCCGAGTTCGTGCCGGAAGACGAGATCGATCCGGAAGTCGTGGAGAAGCTGGACGCCATCGCGCGCGTCGCGGCGGCCGGCTCGTGAAGGTCTCTGCCATGTTGGCGCCCGTCGCGCTTCTGGCCCTGCTCGGCTGTGCGCCGCCAGCGGCCGACGAAACCGGCGCCGATGCCGAGCCCCAGGCGCCGCGGCCGAACATCCTGTTCCTCTTCGCCGACGACCAGCGCGCCGACACGATCGGCGCCTGGGGCAACGACCTGATCGACACCCCGAACCTGGATCGCCTGGTGGCCGAGGGCTGGAGCTTCCGGCGCAACTACGTCTTCGGCTCGAACAGCGGCGCCGTCTGCGTGCCGAGCCGGGCGATGGTGCTGACCGGACGAAGCTGGATGCGCTCGCCGAACAGGATGGAGGGCGTGCCGACCCTGCCCCGGTTGCTCGAGTCCGCGGGCTACCGCACGTTCATCACGGGCAAGTGGCACAACGGCGAAGAGGCGCTGCTGCGCGCCTTCGATCGCGGCACGGCGATCTACCTGGGCGGCATGGCGGATCACACGCAGACCGAGGTCCAGGACATCGAGAACGGCGGCATGGTGCGCCGGCGGGTGGGGGAGGGGTTCTCCAGCGAGCTCTTCGCCGACGCCGTGATCGAGTTTCTTGACGAGCAGGCCGCGGCGGAGGCGAGCGGCGAACCGGGGCATCCGTTCTTTGCCTACGTGCCCTTCACGGCGCCTCACGATCCCCGCCAACCGCCGCCCGAGTACCGGGAGCGCTACTACCAGCGCAACCTGCCGCTGCCCGCCAACTACATGCCGCAGCACCCGTTCGACAACGGCGCCCTGATCCTCCGCGACGAGAACCTGGCCGCCTGGCCACGCACGGAGGACGTGATCCGCGACCAGCTCGCCGAGTACTACGGCCTGATCACCCACCTCGACGACCAGGTGGGCCGCATCCTCGCCAGGCTCGACGAGAACGGCCAGGCCGGGAACACGATCGTCGTCTACGCCGCCGATCATGGGCTGTCGGTCGGCAGCCACGGGTTGCTGGGCAAGCAGAACCTGTACGAACACTCCATGCGCTGCCCGCTGATCATTCGCGGCCCGGGCATCCCCCACGGAACGACCGACGCCTTCACCTACCTCTACGACCTCTTCCCGACCCTGCTCGCACGGGGCGCCGTCGCGGAACCGCCGGGAATCGACGGCCGCGACCTGACTCCCCTCTGGTCCGGCGGGGACCCGACCTGGCGAAAGAGCCTCTTCCTGCCTTACCGGGACGTGATGCGCGCGGTGCGCGACGACCGCTACAAGCTGATCGTGTACCCCAACGTGAACCACCGCCAGTTATTCGATCTCTCCGAAGACCCCGACGAACTGACGAACCTCATCGCCGATCGCGACCACGTGGAAACCGCGGCCCTCCTCGAAGCCCTCCTCGAAGGCTGGCAAACCGCCATGGGCGACACCGTGCCGCTTTCCGTTCCCGACCCGGTGCCCCTACGCCGCGATCTCACCGGCACCGAACGCGAACCCGACCGCTGGCAGCCGGAGTGGATCGTGGAGAAGTACTTCGACGACTAGGTCAGCGGGCGTCTTCGGCCTGCGCGCGGCCGCGGGCGCGGATGCCGGCGAGTCGTTCGCCGACTTCTTCGGGCTTTGGCCCCCGGTACATGCGGTTGACCTCGACTTCGTAGTCCATCGCGTCGCCGAGGGTCAGGTCGAAGCCGCGGTCGATCATCCGCTTGTACTGGAACATCACGTCTCGCTGGCAGGTCAGCATGTCGGTCGCGAGCTCGCGGCAGGTGGGCAGGAGGTCCTCCCGCGGCACGATCCGGTTGACCAGGCCCCACTCGCAGGCACGCTCGGCTGAAAGGTAGTTGCCGGTGAGCGAGAGTTCCTTGGCCCGGCCCGGGCCGATGGCTCGCGACAGCCGCGCGGAGAGGCCCCAGCCGGAGAGCAGGCCGACGCGGGCGTGGGTGTCGGCGAAGCGGGCCTCCGGGGCCGCGATCAACAGGTCGCAGGAGAGGGCGATCTCGAAGCCGCCGGTCACCGCGATGCCGTTGATCGCGCCGATCACGGGCTGATGGAGCGAGCGGAGCAGCTTCGGCGGATCGGCGATGGCCCGGCGTTTCCGGTTCGGATCGCTCATCTCCTTCAGGTCCAGGCCGGCGCAGAAGGCGCGGCCGGCGCCGGTCAGGATGACCACGCCGACTTCCTCGTCGTGATGGAGGTCTTCGATCG
Protein-coding regions in this window:
- a CDS encoding acetyl-CoA acetyltransferase → MSQRTPVLIGLSQVLQRVDDPAEARPPIKLMVEAVDNALEDAGAGDLRQRIDSVRAMKGVWGYRNPALMVAEALDMPGAETGLSVVSGNQVQAVVNESALDIQSGRREAIVLCSAECGRTMGRAAKAGLELDWLEDDDPVKLPDASYGDTRWTRHEMEMDRGIQQAVQYYSLFEIALRRRNGETVEKHRARIAELWAGFNRVAQGNPNAWIRKPLTAGDIGTVSPANRAVTYPYTKLMNANMRVDMAAAVVLCSLNLARSLGVPESKMVFPLSGTDAVDHYFVSERDNLHSSPAIQLAGQRALELGGVEVADLDFIDLYSCFPSAVQVAARELDLDLERPLSVTGGLTFGGGPLNSYVMHSIARTAELLRETDGGRALVTANGGMLTKHSFGVYSTDEPATPYRHEDLTAEVHALPKREAVANYSGPAEIESYAVMFGGGSAKSTSYRSTYGEREAPSFEPTVAHLACRLPDGRRSWANVEDRDTLRDMCAQEFCGRPVQLDGGGAAECR
- a CDS encoding AAA family ATPase; amino-acid sequence: MLNKLTIRNFKRFEEVEIELASAVVLIGPNNSGKTSAMQALALWDIGLRRWLERRSGGSAPEKRPGVTVNRRDLVAIPVPNANLLWRDLHTRHVHTVDGRQRTDNVCIDVVVEGTSSGPPADGDPEQDAAEAGGAGVAGRAWKCGLEFDYANQESFYCRPLRLERGPSPPRMPVPEEAMAVKVAYLPPMSGMASAETRLDPGSINVRIGEGRTAEVLRNLCFRIHGESPDVWADLKERIDRLFGVELDEPLYVEERGEITMRYRERGIWLDLSSSGRGLQQTLLILAYLYSNPGAILLLDEPDAHLEILRQREIYALVRELATENGSQIVAASHSEVLLAEAAGTDTVIAFVGKPHRIDDGGSQVAKALSRIGFNQYLQAELVGWVLYLEGSTDLSILKAFARRLGHEAAATALERPFVQYVGDRLSSAELHFHGLREACPGLRGIALLDKLPEKVGADDGLERQAWRKREIENYLCSRTALEGWAADSARREASGPLFEEAEAERRVEAMRASIAEVEGASAESGGPSPWDDGAKASADLMAPLFEVYARRLGQANLMSKANFHRLAEFVPEDEIDPEVVEKLDAIARVAAAGS
- a CDS encoding sulfatase-like hydrolase/transferase, with amino-acid sequence MLAPVALLALLGCAPPAADETGADAEPQAPRPNILFLFADDQRADTIGAWGNDLIDTPNLDRLVAEGWSFRRNYVFGSNSGAVCVPSRAMVLTGRSWMRSPNRMEGVPTLPRLLESAGYRTFITGKWHNGEEALLRAFDRGTAIYLGGMADHTQTEVQDIENGGMVRRRVGEGFSSELFADAVIEFLDEQAAAEASGEPGHPFFAYVPFTAPHDPRQPPPEYRERYYQRNLPLPANYMPQHPFDNGALILRDENLAAWPRTEDVIRDQLAEYYGLITHLDDQVGRILARLDENGQAGNTIVVYAADHGLSVGSHGLLGKQNLYEHSMRCPLIIRGPGIPHGTTDAFTYLYDLFPTLLARGAVAEPPGIDGRDLTPLWSGGDPTWRKSLFLPYRDVMRAVRDDRYKLIVYPNVNHRQLFDLSEDPDELTNLIADRDHVETAALLEALLEGWQTAMGDTVPLSVPDPVPLRRDLTGTEREPDRWQPEWIVEKYFDD
- a CDS encoding enoyl-CoA hydratase, which produces MTEPVLLVAKSDGIATLTLNRPGVLNALSEELRNDLAEAIEDLHHDEEVGVVILTGAGRAFCAGLDLKEMSDPNRKRRAIADPPKLLRSLHQPVIGAINGIAVTGGFEIALSCDLLIAAPEARFADTHARVGLLSGWGLSARLSRAIGPGRAKELSLTGNYLSAERACEWGLVNRIVPREDLLPTCRELATDMLTCQRDVMFQYKRMIDRGFDLTLGDAMDYEVEVNRMYRGPKPEEVGERLAGIRARGRAQAEDAR